A portion of the Edaphobacter lichenicola genome contains these proteins:
- a CDS encoding peroxiredoxin-like family protein, with translation MAASLNISLQDQLDRITQNTRALVQPERLAISEKATENLFNTCIEDLILKAGAQAPAFTLEDALTRKPVNSVDLLALGPLVVNFFRGRWDPYCVTELEAWRDLHSDLRKSGALFIAISPQTTRQNSFTLEQHGLPYPLLSDPGAALAEQFGIAHTIPRDLRRYYQSILINVPFNNAGLSYHNATEASWRLPLPAVFVIDSNNTIVFSEAHADFRVRPEPVDIFAALEI, from the coding sequence GTGGCTGCCTCGCTTAACATCTCGCTCCAGGACCAACTCGACCGCATCACGCAAAACACCCGCGCTCTTGTTCAGCCCGAACGTCTCGCGATCTCCGAAAAAGCGACCGAGAATCTCTTCAACACCTGTATAGAAGACCTCATCCTGAAAGCCGGAGCGCAAGCTCCTGCTTTCACACTCGAGGATGCTCTCACCCGCAAGCCCGTCAACTCAGTTGACCTTCTTGCCCTCGGTCCGCTCGTCGTCAACTTCTTCCGCGGTCGCTGGGACCCCTACTGCGTCACTGAACTTGAAGCTTGGCGCGACCTTCACTCAGATCTGCGCAAGTCTGGGGCCCTCTTCATCGCCATCTCGCCCCAGACCACTCGCCAGAACAGTTTCACTCTCGAGCAACACGGCCTTCCCTACCCCCTCCTCTCAGACCCAGGAGCCGCTCTCGCTGAGCAATTTGGCATCGCTCACACCATACCGCGAGATCTCCGTCGCTACTATCAATCCATCCTCATCAATGTTCCTTTCAACAACGCAGGCCTCAGCTACCATAACGCCACTGAAGCCAGTTGGCGTCTTCCACTGCCGGCCGTCTTTGTCATCGACAGCAACAACACCATCGTTTTCAGCGAAGCTCACGCCGACTTCCGCGTCCGCCCTGAGCCTGTGGACATCTTCGCCGCACTAGAAATTTAG
- a CDS encoding DUF3309 family protein, with product MLIILLILILVFGFGGYRMGPGLGYYGGGGISLILLIVLILLLMKVI from the coding sequence ATGCTTATCATTTTGCTCATTCTGATTCTGGTGTTCGGCTTTGGCGGCTATCGCATGGGACCTGGACTCGGATACTACGGTGGCGGCGGCATCAGCCTCATCCTGCTCATCGTCCTCATCTTGTTGCTTATGAAGGTTATATAG
- a CDS encoding GNAT family N-acetyltransferase: MNDVAAIRALIEASVRKLQAKDYSAAQREGALATVFTIDSRLILDGTYFVATAEDGRLAGCGGWSFRKTLYGGDHQVEQIAPQRLDVTMDAAKIRAIFVHPDFARMGLGSLILQAAEEAAMAYGFEWFEMGSTLTGVGLYSRKGYQEIKRIDVPVAGGKTIQVVKMEKRGKLGR, translated from the coding sequence ATGAATGATGTTGCGGCGATTCGTGCGCTGATTGAAGCCTCGGTGCGCAAGTTGCAGGCGAAGGATTACTCGGCTGCACAGAGGGAAGGTGCACTGGCTACAGTGTTCACGATAGATAGCCGACTGATTCTTGACGGAACTTACTTCGTTGCTACTGCCGAAGATGGAAGGCTGGCAGGATGTGGCGGGTGGAGTTTTAGGAAGACGTTATATGGTGGGGATCATCAGGTAGAGCAGATAGCACCGCAGAGGCTTGACGTGACGATGGATGCAGCGAAGATCCGGGCAATATTTGTCCATCCTGATTTCGCGCGGATGGGACTTGGGAGCCTAATATTACAGGCTGCTGAAGAGGCTGCAATGGCATATGGATTTGAGTGGTTCGAAATGGGGAGCACATTGACTGGTGTTGGGCTTTATTCGCGCAAAGGGTATCAGGAGATTAAACGTATAGACGTGCCTGTGGCTGGTGGGAAGACGATTCAGGTTGTCAAGATGGAGAAGCGTGGGAAGCTTGGACGTTGA
- a CDS encoding GNAT family N-acetyltransferase: MKRTSRDLGSLDASITLQLNNAHAKETSELDLARLNTLLGMACYASGIDQGKTAFLIALDHTAPYQNPNFAWFKSAYQSFVYIDRVIVAESARGQGIARLLYEDLFAAAHRAGVPRIVCEVNSEPPNPASDAFHLAMGFEKVGQAVLYNGAKTVNYFAKNLR; the protein is encoded by the coding sequence ATGAAGAGAACTAGCAGAGATCTCGGCAGCCTTGACGCAAGCATTACCCTGCAGCTCAACAACGCCCATGCCAAAGAAACGTCCGAGTTGGACCTCGCGCGCCTAAACACGCTCCTGGGCATGGCTTGTTATGCGAGTGGTATAGATCAGGGTAAAACCGCTTTCTTGATCGCGCTTGACCACACCGCTCCCTACCAAAATCCAAACTTCGCATGGTTCAAAAGCGCTTATCAATCATTCGTATACATAGATCGCGTCATCGTCGCAGAGTCTGCACGCGGCCAGGGCATCGCCCGGCTACTCTACGAAGATTTGTTTGCTGCCGCGCATCGCGCCGGAGTACCTCGGATCGTCTGCGAAGTGAACTCAGAGCCGCCCAACCCTGCATCGGACGCATTCCACCTCGCGATGGGCTTCGAAAAGGTTGGACAAGCCGTTCTCTACAACGGCGCAAAGACCGTGAACTACTTCGCAAAGAATCTCCGTTAA
- the ffh gene encoding signal recognition particle protein, whose translation MFENLSDKLQRSFKTLRGQGTISDENVSDALREIRLALLESDVNLTVVTELMEHIRARTIGERVATALSPSEQIVKIVHDELINVLGKDTARFQKSSQPPSVILMAGLQGSGKTTTSGKLAQWLKKAGHRPMLVSVDVYRPAAREQLKVVATSIGAQLYEGKLTDSESSKPGTDQVLHLAKEAKREAANYGCDMLIVDTAGRNQIDASLMDEMAQLKKLLNPSEILFVADAMTGQDAVNSAKAFNDLLTITGAILTKMDGDARGGAALSIRHVTGAPIKFLGTGEKPDAFEPFHPDRIVSRIMGHGDIATLLERAESTLDRGKAEQFAKKALSGDGFSLEDFRDQLRQIKKMGSMKSILKMLPSVGPFAGMQQAVENVDEGQFTRVESIINSMTQKERLDHEIINGNRRKRIARGSGTTVQDVNNLLRQYAQMRKMFKSMGGGGGIKAQQRMMSQMQGKQKFGR comes from the coding sequence ATGTTTGAAAACCTAAGCGACAAACTCCAGCGTTCCTTCAAGACCCTCCGCGGCCAGGGCACCATCTCCGACGAGAACGTCTCCGACGCCCTCCGCGAGATCCGCCTCGCCCTCCTCGAGTCCGACGTCAACCTCACCGTCGTCACCGAGCTCATGGAGCACATCCGCGCCCGCACCATCGGCGAACGCGTCGCCACTGCCCTCTCCCCCTCCGAGCAGATCGTCAAGATCGTCCACGACGAACTCATCAACGTCCTCGGCAAAGACACCGCCCGCTTCCAAAAATCCTCCCAGCCGCCGAGCGTCATTCTAATGGCCGGCCTGCAAGGTTCAGGCAAAACGACGACCAGCGGCAAGCTCGCCCAGTGGCTCAAAAAAGCCGGCCACCGCCCCATGCTCGTCTCGGTCGACGTCTACCGTCCCGCCGCCCGCGAGCAGCTCAAAGTCGTCGCCACCAGCATCGGAGCCCAACTCTACGAAGGCAAGCTCACCGATTCCGAAAGCTCAAAACCCGGTACCGACCAGGTCCTCCACCTCGCCAAAGAGGCCAAGCGTGAAGCCGCCAACTACGGCTGCGACATGCTCATCGTCGACACCGCCGGCCGAAACCAGATCGACGCCTCCCTCATGGACGAGATGGCGCAGCTCAAAAAACTCCTCAACCCCTCCGAGATCCTCTTCGTCGCCGACGCCATGACCGGCCAGGACGCCGTCAACTCCGCCAAGGCCTTCAACGATCTCCTCACCATCACCGGCGCCATCCTCACCAAGATGGACGGCGACGCCCGCGGCGGCGCTGCCCTCTCCATCCGCCACGTCACCGGCGCGCCCATCAAGTTCCTCGGCACCGGCGAAAAGCCCGACGCCTTCGAGCCCTTCCACCCCGACCGCATCGTCTCCCGCATCATGGGCCACGGCGACATCGCCACCCTCCTCGAGCGCGCCGAATCCACCCTCGACCGCGGCAAAGCCGAGCAGTTCGCCAAGAAGGCCCTCTCCGGCGACGGCTTCTCCCTCGAAGACTTCCGCGACCAGCTCCGTCAGATCAAAAAGATGGGCAGCATGAAATCTATCTTAAAAATGCTCCCCTCCGTCGGCCCCTTCGCAGGCATGCAGCAGGCCGTCGAAAACGTTGACGAAGGCCAGTTCACCCGCGTCGAATCCATCATCAACTCCATGACCCAAAAAGAGCGCCTCGACCACGAGATCATCAACGGCAACCGCCGCAAACGCATCGCCAGAGGCTCAGGCACCACGGTCCAGGACGTCAACAACCTCCTCCGCCAATACGCCCAGATGCGCAAGATGTTCAAGTCCATGGGCGGCGGTGGCGGCATCAAAGCCCAGCAACGCATGATGAGCCAAATGCAAGGCAAACAAAAATTCGGCAGGTAG
- a CDS encoding helicase HerA-like C-terminal domain-containing protein — MVEMPMIAKGADELYLLPGMTNRHGLVAGATGTGKTVTLQVMAEAMSSIGIPVFAADVKGDLSGISQAGKSSPKFDARVKALGLGDWSFAGCPVVFWDVFGKQGHPVRATVSEMGPLLLSRILNLNDTQTGVLTLVFKIADDSGLLLLDMKDMQAMLQHVGESSKEYQTQYGNISAASIGAIQRGLVSLEQQGGSMFFGEPALNIEDLLQTDSKGNGVVNILAADQLLQSPQLYATFLLWLMSELFEKLPEVGDLEKPKIVFFFDEAHLLFNDLPSVLQNRIEQVVRLIRSKGVGVFFVTQNPIDVPDTVLSQLGNRVQHALRAFSPRDQKAVKAAAQTFRANPKLNVEAVITQMGVGEALVSFLDEKGIPGMVEQAMICPPHSQIGPITPEQRAAIIKSSVVAGVYEAVVDRESAYEKLKGKVVTSSGAAPAGDPANSGSGWLGGLEAAGTALGGVLGQGNSRRGDTVVQAMVKSAARTMGSTVGRQLIRGVLGSLLGGSKR, encoded by the coding sequence ATGGTCGAGATGCCGATGATTGCAAAGGGTGCGGATGAGCTTTATTTGCTGCCGGGGATGACGAATCGGCATGGATTAGTCGCAGGAGCGACTGGTACGGGCAAGACGGTCACGCTACAGGTGATGGCGGAAGCAATGAGTTCTATCGGAATTCCAGTGTTTGCAGCGGATGTTAAAGGAGATCTGTCAGGAATATCTCAGGCCGGGAAAAGTTCGCCAAAGTTTGATGCGCGTGTGAAAGCGTTGGGATTGGGGGATTGGAGTTTCGCCGGTTGCCCCGTGGTGTTCTGGGACGTGTTTGGAAAGCAGGGACATCCTGTGAGAGCAACTGTAAGCGAGATGGGACCGCTGCTGTTGAGCCGAATTCTAAATTTGAATGACACACAAACAGGTGTGTTGACGCTGGTGTTCAAGATCGCCGACGACAGCGGGTTGCTACTGCTCGACATGAAAGATATGCAGGCCATGCTGCAGCATGTTGGAGAAAGTTCGAAGGAGTATCAGACGCAATATGGGAATATCTCTGCCGCAAGTATCGGCGCGATCCAGCGTGGGTTGGTTTCGTTAGAGCAACAAGGTGGAAGCATGTTTTTTGGTGAGCCAGCACTGAACATTGAAGATCTGTTGCAGACGGATTCTAAAGGAAACGGAGTTGTAAATATTCTTGCAGCTGACCAACTCCTTCAGTCGCCGCAGTTATACGCGACGTTCTTGCTTTGGCTGATGAGCGAGTTGTTTGAGAAGCTGCCAGAGGTAGGGGATTTGGAGAAGCCAAAGATTGTCTTCTTCTTCGATGAGGCGCACCTTTTGTTCAACGATCTGCCATCGGTTTTGCAGAATCGAATTGAACAGGTGGTGCGATTAATCCGGTCGAAGGGTGTCGGAGTCTTCTTCGTAACTCAGAATCCGATCGATGTACCAGATACCGTGCTGAGTCAGTTAGGCAACCGGGTGCAACATGCGCTGCGGGCTTTTTCACCACGAGATCAGAAGGCCGTAAAAGCGGCGGCGCAGACGTTTCGAGCAAATCCGAAGTTAAATGTGGAAGCTGTGATTACGCAGATGGGAGTGGGCGAGGCGCTTGTCTCATTCCTAGATGAGAAGGGGATTCCAGGGATGGTGGAGCAGGCGATGATTTGCCCTCCCCATAGCCAGATTGGACCAATAACGCCTGAACAGAGGGCGGCCATCATTAAAAGTTCGGTTGTGGCAGGGGTATATGAGGCTGTTGTAGATCGCGAATCGGCATATGAAAAGTTGAAGGGGAAGGTAGTGACTTCGAGTGGAGCAGCTCCGGCGGGGGATCCAGCAAATTCGGGTTCGGGTTGGTTGGGAGGGTTGGAGGCGGCAGGCACGGCACTTGGTGGAGTGCTGGGGCAGGGAAACTCGCGCCGCGGGGATACGGTTGTGCAGGCAATGGTCAAGAGCGCAGCGCGGACAATGGGAAGTACCGTCGGACGGCAGCTAATCCGTGGAGTGCTGGGATCATTGCTGGGTGGGTCGAAGCGGTAG
- a CDS encoding DUF4236 domain-containing protein, which translates to MGFGFRKSFGSGPFRFTVSPSGISSSFGVKGARVTSGHRGTFVTVSSNGFYYRQRVETANPSARTFVGTDQSIEQPIIDSVFQVPVAELISSNQNELIEKLNANASARNPGVLFALLSILGFFAFPSFPTKGILLVSTGLILSAIISYRFKLAHQHWIHYSLDDEATKKYFRVQDAISTLGSCARVWTLDTQISTGDVKRNAGATKLITRKLASVGATTTKGLAASIPFKSISSNGTVFHFLPDQILVFSGGRYASVNYSHLNISSFATRFVENEQVPGDSIQVDSTWQYVNKKGGPDRRFNNNRQLPILQYGEITLRTSEGLNVVLQTSNYEKAELFRSQLRDHVQTAVPNQQQSSGSKCPSRIQTEDTLLRCYDLLAIKRPSTLEQATLAHRQQAALYHPDKYEHLAPEMKVLASARMQEINEAYTRVRLDIAGA; encoded by the coding sequence ATGGGTTTTGGATTTCGTAAGAGCTTTGGTTCTGGTCCGTTTAGGTTCACTGTCTCTCCAAGCGGTATTAGTAGCTCATTTGGAGTGAAAGGTGCACGCGTCACCTCGGGACATCGTGGAACATTTGTCACTGTGTCTTCTAATGGATTTTATTACCGCCAACGAGTCGAAACGGCGAATCCTAGTGCGCGAACTTTCGTTGGAACTGATCAGAGCATCGAACAACCGATAATTGATTCGGTCTTTCAAGTTCCGGTAGCTGAGCTGATTTCTTCGAATCAAAATGAATTGATAGAAAAACTCAACGCAAATGCCTCGGCTAGAAATCCCGGCGTTCTGTTTGCGCTTCTATCGATTCTGGGGTTTTTCGCGTTTCCTTCATTTCCAACCAAAGGAATTCTGCTCGTTTCAACAGGGCTCATTCTCAGCGCTATTATTTCTTACCGGTTCAAGCTAGCTCATCAACACTGGATTCATTATTCGCTCGACGATGAAGCGACCAAAAAATATTTCCGAGTTCAAGATGCAATTTCCACCCTCGGATCTTGTGCACGTGTGTGGACGCTGGATACTCAAATATCTACTGGTGACGTCAAAAGAAATGCTGGCGCAACCAAACTCATAACAAGAAAGCTTGCTTCAGTCGGCGCTACTACTACAAAGGGTTTGGCAGCTTCCATTCCTTTCAAGTCTATTTCGTCAAACGGTACTGTTTTCCACTTCCTCCCAGATCAAATTCTGGTCTTTTCCGGCGGAAGGTATGCATCTGTAAACTACTCGCACTTAAATATCAGCAGTTTCGCCACTCGCTTTGTCGAGAACGAGCAGGTGCCTGGCGATAGCATTCAGGTGGATTCGACGTGGCAATATGTTAATAAGAAGGGAGGTCCGGATAGGCGGTTTAACAATAACCGTCAGCTTCCTATTCTGCAGTACGGTGAAATAACGTTACGGACGAGCGAAGGGTTGAACGTTGTTCTTCAAACTTCGAACTACGAAAAAGCGGAACTGTTCAGATCTCAGCTGCGAGATCATGTGCAAACGGCCGTTCCAAATCAACAACAGAGTTCCGGCTCTAAATGCCCCTCGCGAATACAAACCGAAGACACTCTTCTTCGTTGCTACGATTTGCTGGCTATCAAACGGCCGTCCACACTTGAGCAAGCAACGTTGGCACACCGCCAACAAGCGGCGCTATACCATCCAGACAAGTATGAGCATCTAGCACCCGAGATGAAGGTGCTGGCTTCTGCAAGGATGCAGGAAATTAATGAAGCGTACACTCGGGTAAGGCTAGATATTGCTGGCGCATAG
- a CDS encoding Fur family transcriptional regulator: protein MTISIQTRNTRQKDAIRAAFLEANRPLSPDEALTLAQKEVDALSIATVYRNIGSLVDDNWLKPVDIPGHSTRYEVAGKAHHHHFQCNTCGTVHELEGCEMQTKPKLPRGFRYTSHEFFVYGTCSSCTK, encoded by the coding sequence ATGACAATCTCGATCCAGACCCGCAACACCCGCCAGAAAGACGCCATTCGCGCCGCATTCCTCGAAGCCAACCGCCCGCTCTCCCCTGACGAAGCCCTCACCCTCGCCCAGAAAGAGGTCGATGCCCTCAGCATCGCCACCGTCTACCGCAACATCGGCAGCCTGGTCGACGACAACTGGCTCAAGCCGGTCGACATCCCCGGCCACTCCACCCGCTACGAGGTAGCCGGCAAAGCCCACCACCACCACTTCCAGTGCAACACCTGCGGCACCGTCCACGAGCTAGAAGGCTGTGAGATGCAAACCAAACCGAAACTCCCCCGCGGATTTAGGTACACCAGCCACGAGTTCTTCGTCTACGGCACGTGCTCCTCCTGCACCAAGTAA
- a CDS encoding dienelactone hydrolase family protein, with the protein MARSLSLFVAALFLPLATASAHAQEWAKARLDASPRHHEYVPLKHGDRTVQTFVVYPEVKTKAPVVILIHEIFGLSDWAKEMADELAAQGFIVVAPDLLTGFGPNGGGSSEFQSQDAAVKAVSGLDPEVVNADLDAAADYGKHLPAGNGKIASAGFCWGGGKSFSFAAHRKDLSAAFVFYGPSPSDVTTITAPVYGFYAGNDARIGATLPATTEAMKAAGKKYEPVTYEGAGHGFMRAGEDPSNTVPGNKTAREQSFTRLVTLIKEMKAAPSASNATPKKIAAEKAEAAVHCHDEKATGDTRHTAAIM; encoded by the coding sequence ATGGCTCGTTCCCTCAGTCTCTTCGTGGCAGCCTTATTCCTCCCTCTCGCTACCGCCTCAGCGCATGCACAGGAATGGGCGAAAGCCCGTCTCGACGCCTCACCCCGACATCACGAATACGTCCCACTCAAACATGGCGACCGCACCGTTCAGACTTTCGTTGTGTATCCTGAGGTTAAAACCAAAGCCCCGGTCGTTATTCTCATCCACGAGATCTTTGGCCTGAGCGATTGGGCAAAAGAGATGGCCGACGAACTCGCTGCACAAGGCTTCATAGTTGTCGCGCCGGATCTCCTCACAGGTTTCGGTCCGAACGGCGGCGGCTCCTCTGAGTTCCAAAGCCAGGACGCCGCCGTTAAAGCTGTTTCCGGTCTTGATCCAGAAGTCGTCAACGCTGACCTCGACGCTGCCGCCGACTACGGCAAGCACCTCCCTGCGGGCAACGGAAAGATCGCCTCTGCCGGCTTCTGCTGGGGTGGCGGAAAATCATTTTCCTTCGCCGCACACCGCAAAGATCTCTCCGCCGCCTTCGTCTTCTATGGACCCAGCCCATCAGATGTCACCACCATCACCGCTCCTGTCTACGGCTTTTACGCCGGTAACGACGCCCGGATCGGTGCCACACTTCCCGCGACCACCGAAGCCATGAAGGCCGCCGGAAAAAAATACGAACCCGTAACTTATGAAGGCGCAGGCCACGGATTCATGCGCGCAGGCGAAGACCCGTCTAACACCGTCCCCGGCAACAAGACCGCCCGCGAACAGAGTTTTACCCGCCTAGTAACACTAATCAAGGAGATGAAGGCCGCGCCCTCAGCCTCCAACGCCACACCTAAGAAAATCGCAGCCGAAAAAGCGGAGGCTGCCGTTCATTGCCATGATGAAAAAGCCACCGGCGATACCAGGCACACAGCTGCAATAATGTAG